One window of Chryseobacterium indologenes genomic DNA carries:
- a CDS encoding VanZ family protein: MLLKPGEENHEYWFMFSGIDKILHLSIFAALGFFFIATFPKIKFSYFFQIILIYAFITEILQEEMGLGRSMETLDIVADTIGCLLGYYIYKIAIKRFF; the protein is encoded by the coding sequence ATGCTTCTCAAGCCCGGAGAAGAAAATCATGAATATTGGTTTATGTTCAGCGGGATTGATAAAATTTTACATCTAAGTATATTCGCAGCCTTAGGTTTCTTTTTCATTGCTACATTTCCTAAAATAAAATTCTCATACTTTTTTCAGATCATCCTTATCTATGCATTCATTACCGAAATTCTCCAGGAAGAAATGGGATTGGGTAGATCAATGGAAACATTAGATATCGTAGCAGATACTATAGGATGTCTGTTAGGATACTATATATATAAGATAGCAATCAAGCGCTTTTTTTAA